A genomic segment from Desulfurispirillum indicum S5 encodes:
- a CDS encoding 1-deoxy-D-xylulose-5-phosphate reductoisomerase: MHSTRQSLSILGSTGSIGCSALEVARQHRDKIRIVSLAAGNNREALLGQIQEFRPALASIASREDALWLSQQVDIPVFWGPQGLRECVHHPDVSMVLAAMVGSAGLAPVIEAIQAGRDIALANKEILVAGGELVMKLVKQHGVRLLPVDSEHSAIMQCLEGHRHAEISSIILTASGGAFRDWSLEKMQSATVNDALRHPNWNMGRKITIDSATMMNKGLELIEARWLFDVPPARLDVVIHPESIVHSMVEYVDGSMIAQLGTPDMQAPIAYALFYPHRYALDIPPLKLHEIGALHFQQPDLLKYPCLRMAQWAMEQQSSASVVLNGSNEVAVQLFLNGKIPFAGISSMVERTLEQHTPCTLNCVEDVLEIDKWSRRKAQEGIVA; the protein is encoded by the coding sequence ATGCACAGTACACGCCAGTCCCTTTCCATTCTCGGCTCAACGGGCTCCATCGGCTGCAGTGCCCTGGAAGTGGCACGTCAGCACCGCGACAAAATCCGCATCGTCTCACTGGCCGCCGGCAATAATCGCGAAGCCCTGTTAGGTCAGATCCAGGAGTTCCGCCCTGCGCTGGCCAGTATCGCCAGCCGCGAAGATGCCCTCTGGCTGAGTCAGCAGGTTGATATTCCCGTTTTCTGGGGCCCGCAAGGCCTGCGGGAGTGCGTCCACCACCCCGATGTTTCCATGGTTCTGGCAGCCATGGTGGGCAGCGCTGGTCTCGCGCCGGTGATTGAGGCTATTCAGGCTGGCCGTGACATTGCTCTGGCCAACAAGGAGATCCTGGTGGCTGGCGGTGAACTGGTCATGAAACTGGTCAAACAACACGGCGTTCGACTTTTGCCCGTGGACAGTGAGCACAGCGCCATTATGCAGTGCCTTGAGGGTCATCGCCACGCGGAGATATCCAGCATCATCCTCACCGCCAGTGGCGGTGCCTTCCGCGACTGGAGCCTGGAGAAAATGCAGAGTGCCACGGTCAACGACGCCCTGCGTCATCCCAACTGGAACATGGGACGCAAAATCACCATTGACTCTGCCACCATGATGAACAAAGGACTTGAACTTATCGAAGCACGCTGGCTTTTCGATGTCCCACCTGCCAGACTTGATGTGGTGATCCACCCGGAAAGTATCGTGCATTCCATGGTGGAGTATGTGGATGGCTCCATGATAGCCCAGCTTGGTACCCCTGACATGCAGGCTCCCATCGCCTACGCGCTGTTCTATCCCCATCGCTATGCCCTGGATATCCCCCCTTTGAAGTTACATGAAATCGGAGCTCTGCACTTCCAGCAGCCCGATCTGCTGAAATATCCCTGCCTGCGCATGGCTCAGTGGGCCATGGAACAGCAGAGCAGTGCCTCGGTTGTGCTCAATGGATCCAATGAGGTGGCGGTACAGCTCTTTCTCAACGGAAAAATCCCTTTTGCCGGCATCAGCTCCATGGTGGAGCGTACGCTGGAACAACACACCCCGTGCACTCTGAACTGCGTGGAGGATGTACTGGAAATCGATAAATGGAGCCGCCGGAAGGCGCAGGAAGGTATAGTCGCATGA
- a CDS encoding radical SAM protein, translating to MLTYSQPLYRPPSEARSLIFQITHGCSHNACTFCGMYTDKRFRMKPLETVLEEIQNIPAAYAATVRRVFLADGDATIYPTEKLTPILDALNAHFPALQRISAYVGRKALRAKTPEQWRELRQRKLSLLYFGLESGNEEVLELMNKGGSAAEAASLCQVVQQQGIALSVMVVLGGGGRRLAREHALDTARWVNQVNPRYLSLLTLFLRRNTSLFEQLEQPTWGSLAEETITLIQHIKGKNIIFRANHISNLVDLSGTLPRDRERLLSGLEAHRQKLLKSRAYDTVPEFYEEL from the coding sequence ATGCTCACCTACTCGCAACCCCTCTATCGCCCCCCCAGTGAAGCCCGCTCCCTGATTTTCCAGATCACCCATGGCTGCTCCCATAACGCCTGCACCTTCTGCGGCATGTATACGGACAAGCGATTTCGCATGAAGCCCCTGGAGACGGTGCTGGAGGAAATCCAAAACATTCCCGCAGCTTACGCCGCTACGGTTCGCCGCGTTTTCCTGGCTGATGGCGATGCGACCATATACCCCACTGAAAAACTGACCCCGATCCTGGATGCCCTCAACGCCCATTTCCCCGCACTTCAGCGGATCAGCGCCTATGTGGGGCGCAAGGCCCTGCGCGCCAAGACACCTGAGCAGTGGCGCGAGCTGCGTCAGCGTAAACTTTCACTTCTGTATTTCGGCCTGGAGAGCGGCAATGAGGAAGTGCTGGAGCTCATGAACAAAGGCGGCAGCGCTGCCGAGGCCGCCAGCCTCTGTCAGGTGGTTCAACAACAGGGAATCGCCCTGAGCGTCATGGTGGTGCTGGGCGGCGGCGGCCGACGCCTTGCGCGCGAACACGCCCTGGATACGGCCCGCTGGGTCAATCAGGTCAATCCTCGCTATCTCAGCCTGCTGACCCTTTTCCTGCGACGCAACACCAGCCTGTTTGAGCAGCTGGAACAGCCCACCTGGGGTTCCCTGGCCGAAGAGACCATCACGCTGATTCAGCATATCAAGGGGAAGAACATCATCTTCCGCGCCAATCACATTTCCAATCTGGTTGACCTTTCCGGCACCCTCCCCCGTGATCGCGAACGGCTTTTGAGCGGACTTGAAGCGCACCGGCAGAAACTGCTGAAGAGCAGAGCCTACGACACGGTGCCCGAGTTCTACGAGGAACTCTGA
- a CDS encoding phosphatidate cytidylyltransferase yields MKKRILTAAIAIPIVLWLVIGSPFYVFGFACALAAAITAYEYFGFTGHRGLLVLLCLFLAVFTMSFGIHFGMAVWVASAFICVALGMMRADGIEGYLAATARYSFAFLYIGIGYSAIIVLREHGYEFLLAMMLSVWAADTFAYFGGKLLGRHPMSPKISPNKTLEGLAFGIAGATITYSVVMAFFPVAFLIHPAFIGLAVGAISVVGDLVESALKRSADVKDSGSILAGHGGMFDRMDSMIFTAPLYLILIILLMANVSQ; encoded by the coding sequence ATGAAAAAACGCATTCTGACCGCTGCCATCGCCATTCCCATCGTATTGTGGCTTGTGATTGGCTCCCCATTTTATGTTTTTGGCTTTGCCTGTGCCCTGGCGGCTGCCATAACCGCATATGAGTATTTCGGATTTACCGGCCACCGTGGCCTGCTGGTACTGTTGTGCCTCTTTCTCGCCGTCTTCACCATGAGTTTCGGCATTCATTTCGGGATGGCAGTATGGGTTGCTTCTGCCTTTATCTGCGTGGCACTGGGCATGATGCGCGCCGATGGCATTGAGGGATACCTGGCGGCAACGGCTCGCTACAGCTTTGCCTTTCTCTACATCGGCATTGGCTACAGTGCCATTATCGTCCTGCGCGAGCACGGTTATGAATTTCTGCTGGCAATGATGCTGAGTGTGTGGGCTGCCGACACCTTTGCCTACTTTGGTGGCAAGCTGCTGGGCAGACACCCCATGTCGCCGAAAATCAGCCCCAACAAAACCCTCGAAGGGCTGGCATTCGGCATAGCCGGAGCAACCATTACCTACTCCGTGGTGATGGCGTTTTTCCCCGTCGCGTTCCTCATTCATCCAGCCTTTATCGGTCTCGCCGTCGGTGCGATCTCCGTGGTGGGCGACCTGGTGGAATCTGCGCTGAAGCGCTCCGCAGACGTCAAGGACTCCGGCAGTATCCTGGCGGGACATGGTGGCATGTTTGATCGCATGGACAGTATGATTTTCACCGCGCCGCTCTACCTTATTCTGATCATTCTCCTGATGGCCAACGTCTCTCAGTAA
- the rseP gene encoding RIP metalloprotease RseP: protein MSFAVAILLLGLLIFFHELGHFLVAKACKVGVEVFSIGFGRKLLSFRHGETEYRLSMIPLGGYVKMMGESLEGADEQAAVPHEKSFAHKSVWQRMAIVAAGPLFNFLLAIVLLSLVHINGVPRLEPIIGTVQPDSAAYAAGLQPGDRIITINDMEIHFWDDITRQIHLLPGVEVRVVVERNDQLASFQITPRQRTVQNIFGEDREVGFIGITASEQTVNVRYGPLQSLGMGVVRTWELTSLTFQSIVKLIQRIIPADNIGGPIMIVQVASEQVSHGFNSVLFFAALISVNLAILNLLPIPILDGGHLMFYIYEAIRGKAPSLKAREIAARIGMALLLCLMFFAFYNDIRRIIVGG from the coding sequence ATGAGTTTTGCTGTCGCCATTCTTCTCTTAGGTCTGCTGATTTTCTTCCACGAACTGGGGCACTTCCTGGTTGCCAAGGCATGCAAGGTCGGCGTGGAAGTTTTTTCCATAGGATTTGGTCGCAAGCTGCTCAGCTTTCGCCATGGGGAAACCGAATACCGCCTCTCCATGATTCCCCTGGGAGGCTACGTGAAAATGATGGGCGAAAGCCTGGAGGGTGCCGATGAGCAGGCTGCGGTACCCCATGAAAAATCCTTTGCCCATAAGAGCGTCTGGCAACGCATGGCCATTGTGGCCGCTGGTCCCCTCTTCAACTTTCTGCTGGCCATCGTCCTGCTGAGCCTTGTACACATCAACGGAGTTCCCAGGCTTGAGCCAATCATCGGCACTGTCCAGCCCGATTCGGCCGCCTATGCTGCCGGCCTGCAGCCAGGCGATCGTATCATCACCATCAATGACATGGAGATACACTTCTGGGATGACATCACCCGCCAGATCCACCTGCTGCCTGGCGTAGAAGTCAGAGTGGTCGTCGAGCGCAACGACCAACTCGCCAGCTTTCAGATAACACCGCGCCAGCGCACGGTTCAGAATATCTTCGGCGAGGACAGGGAAGTCGGCTTTATCGGCATCACAGCATCGGAGCAAACCGTGAACGTCCGGTATGGCCCTCTGCAGTCCCTCGGCATGGGCGTGGTGCGCACCTGGGAACTGACCAGCCTCACCTTTCAGTCCATTGTCAAGCTGATCCAGCGAATCATTCCAGCGGACAATATCGGCGGACCCATCATGATCGTCCAGGTCGCCTCAGAGCAAGTCTCCCACGGATTCAACTCCGTGCTCTTCTTCGCGGCACTGATCTCCGTCAACCTGGCAATTCTCAATTTGCTGCCCATACCCATTTTGGATGGTGGGCACCTGATGTTCTACATATATGAGGCAATCCGCGGCAAAGCGCCAAGCCTCAAAGCCAGGGAGATTGCCGCGCGCATCGGCATGGCGCTGTTGCTGTGTCTGATGTTCTTCGCCTTTTACAACGATATCAGGCGAATTATCGTCGGTGGCTAG
- the frr gene encoding ribosome recycling factor has product MVNDVYSEVKEKMQKAVEATRKDFSTLRTGRASTALLDNVKVDYYGTPTPLKQAGSVTIPDATTISIQPWEPHMLPAIEKAIVAANLGVTPSNDGQMIRISIPPLTEDRRKELTRQVKKFAEDGRIAVRNIRRFGNDSVKALEKDKLITEDEAKRAQEEVQKITDGFVKTIDEMAEAKEKELMTV; this is encoded by the coding sequence ATGGTGAATGACGTCTACAGTGAAGTAAAAGAAAAAATGCAGAAAGCCGTGGAAGCCACACGCAAAGACTTTTCCACGCTACGCACCGGACGGGCGTCAACAGCGCTCCTGGATAATGTCAAAGTGGACTATTACGGCACGCCCACTCCCCTCAAGCAGGCAGGCAGCGTTACGATTCCCGATGCCACGACTATTTCCATTCAACCCTGGGAACCCCATATGCTGCCGGCCATCGAGAAGGCCATTGTAGCCGCAAACCTTGGCGTCACGCCATCCAATGACGGTCAGATGATCCGCATCTCCATCCCGCCGCTCACAGAGGATCGCCGCAAGGAGCTGACCCGCCAGGTCAAGAAATTCGCCGAGGATGGCCGCATTGCCGTACGCAATATTCGCCGCTTTGGTAATGACTCTGTCAAGGCACTGGAAAAGGATAAGCTGATCACTGAAGACGAGGCCAAACGCGCCCAGGAAGAAGTTCAGAAAATCACTGACGGTTTCGTCAAAACCATTGATGAGATGGCAGAAGCAAAAGAGAAAGAATTGATGACCGTCTGA
- the radC gene encoding RadC family protein, whose translation MKDLESVDRPREKLLARGARSLDTHELVAILLGSGTREMDVMKLSRLVARAMEKNGMTVSQDDFLAINGIGQAKACQLLAAIEMGRRLYSATGATVRSYRDVIHLLEEFRHKKQEYFLSITLDGAGCVLQRRIVTIGTLNASLVHPREVFSDALTDRAASIIVAHNHPSGSVEPSQEDHNITRRLRQSGELLGIPLLDHIIISPKGEVSFKECNYL comes from the coding sequence GTGAAAGATCTGGAGAGCGTTGACAGGCCACGTGAAAAGCTTCTGGCGCGGGGAGCCCGCTCCCTTGACACCCATGAACTGGTGGCCATTCTCCTGGGCAGCGGCACGCGGGAAATGGATGTCATGAAACTTTCCCGCCTTGTTGCCAGGGCCATGGAGAAAAACGGCATGACCGTCAGCCAGGATGACTTTCTGGCAATTAACGGCATCGGTCAGGCCAAAGCCTGCCAGCTGCTGGCAGCCATTGAGATGGGCAGACGCCTCTACAGCGCCACCGGCGCCACGGTTCGCAGTTATCGCGACGTCATCCACCTGCTGGAGGAGTTTCGCCATAAAAAGCAGGAGTACTTCCTTTCTATCACCCTTGATGGTGCCGGCTGCGTTCTGCAGCGCCGCATTGTCACCATCGGCACCCTCAACGCCAGTCTCGTTCATCCCCGTGAAGTGTTCAGTGATGCCTTGACGGATCGGGCTGCCTCCATTATCGTCGCCCATAATCACCCCTCGGGAAGTGTCGAGCCAAGCCAGGAGGATCACAACATCACCCGACGCCTGCGCCAGTCCGGTGAACTGTTGGGCATTCCCCTGCTGGATCACATCATCATCTCGCCCAAGGGTGAAGTCAGCTTTAAGGAGTGTAATTACCTCTGA
- the pyrH gene encoding UMP kinase — translation MAKYKRVLLKVSGEALMGNLGYGIDPAVANEIAEEIRDAVRAGIEVAIVVGGGNIFRGVAASAKGMDRSTADHMGMLATMINSLALQDALEQIGVFTRVLSAIDMKAISEPYIRRRAVRHLEKGRVVIFGAGTGNPYFSTDTAAALRANEINAEIILKATSVDGVYDADPRTNPNAVKFESLTHMEMLTRELKVMDSTAASLCMDNNIPIVVFSLKTKGNIFKAICGEKIGTIIEE, via the coding sequence ATGGCAAAATACAAGCGAGTACTACTGAAAGTCAGTGGCGAAGCACTGATGGGCAACCTTGGCTATGGCATCGATCCGGCTGTAGCCAATGAGATAGCGGAAGAGATCCGTGACGCAGTGCGGGCCGGTATTGAGGTGGCCATCGTGGTTGGTGGTGGCAATATTTTCCGTGGAGTAGCTGCCAGTGCCAAGGGTATGGATCGCTCAACGGCAGACCACATGGGCATGCTGGCGACCATGATTAACTCTCTGGCCCTGCAGGATGCCCTGGAGCAGATAGGCGTGTTCACCCGCGTCCTTTCAGCCATCGATATGAAAGCCATCTCGGAGCCCTACATTCGCCGTCGCGCCGTACGGCACCTGGAAAAGGGGCGAGTGGTCATCTTTGGGGCGGGCACCGGGAATCCGTACTTTTCCACCGATACCGCCGCGGCCCTGCGCGCCAATGAAATCAATGCCGAAATCATACTCAAAGCCACTTCCGTGGATGGCGTCTATGATGCCGATCCCCGCACAAATCCCAACGCTGTGAAATTCGAAAGCCTCACTCACATGGAGATGCTCACCAGGGAACTGAAGGTCATGGACAGTACGGCTGCCAGCTTATGTATGGACAACAATATTCCCATTGTGGTATTCAGTCTGAAAACCAAGGGCAACATCTTTAAAGCCATCTGTGGTGAGAAAATTGGAACAATCATTGAGGAATAA
- the rpsB gene encoding 30S ribosomal protein S2, whose translation MPTITMKELLEAGVHFGHQTRRWNPKMKRYIFSSRNGIHIIDLQKTLKLFKRAYDEARLDARGGAKFLFVGTKKQAQDSIKEEALRCGMYFINHRWLGGLLTNFGTIRKRVERLKNLSALAEEGYPGYSKLEASRMEKEREKLERNLGGIRDMEKIPDVMVIIDPKNEHNAVLEARNLGIKTIAIVDSNCDPDYIDFPIPGNDDAIRAIRLICTKIADAILEGNSQLDQQDVSDSGDAAYEQEAEETTEETETENA comes from the coding sequence ATGCCGACTATTACCATGAAAGAACTGCTTGAAGCCGGTGTCCACTTTGGTCACCAGACCCGCCGCTGGAACCCGAAGATGAAACGCTACATCTTCAGCTCACGTAACGGCATCCACATCATCGACCTGCAGAAGACCCTGAAGCTTTTCAAGCGCGCCTATGACGAAGCTCGCCTGGACGCCCGTGGCGGAGCGAAGTTTCTCTTTGTCGGCACCAAGAAGCAGGCCCAGGATTCCATAAAGGAAGAGGCTCTGCGCTGTGGCATGTACTTCATCAACCACCGCTGGCTCGGCGGACTGCTCACCAACTTCGGCACCATTCGGAAACGCGTTGAGCGTCTGAAGAACCTGAGTGCCCTGGCTGAAGAAGGCTATCCTGGCTACTCCAAGCTGGAAGCCAGCCGTATGGAGAAAGAGCGCGAGAAGCTTGAGCGCAACCTGGGCGGTATCCGTGACATGGAAAAGATTCCCGATGTCATGGTGATCATTGACCCCAAAAATGAGCATAATGCGGTTCTGGAGGCTCGCAACCTGGGCATCAAGACCATTGCCATCGTCGACTCCAACTGCGACCCCGACTACATCGATTTCCCCATCCCCGGTAACGATGACGCTATCCGCGCTATCCGCCTGATCTGCACCAAGATTGCCGACGCTATCCTGGAAGGCAACTCCCAGCTGGATCAGCAGGATGTTTCTGATTCCGGTGATGCCGCCTACGAGCAGGAAGCAGAAGAGACCACTGAGGAAACGGAAACAGAAAACGCCTGA
- the tsf gene encoding translation elongation factor Ts — protein sequence MTAITASMVKELREKTGAGMMDCKKALGETNGDLEAAVDYLRTKGLAAAAKKAGRVAAEGMVADYVGNGVGVIAEINSETDFVAKNEEFQQFTTDIARIIASENPADVDDLLQKPFGDGNTVAETLTQKIAKIGENMSIRRFNRMQGQNVATYIHMGGKIGVIVNLNGGDGELAKDLCLHIAASNPQFLDQSSVDPEFIAREEAVFTAKAQEEGKPEKIIANIVKGQVSKRLKDVCLLNQPFVKNPDLSIEQLLKEKGASIVAFSRFQLGEGIEKKECNFAEEVQQQVQGLR from the coding sequence ATGACCGCGATCACAGCGAGCATGGTGAAAGAGCTTCGTGAAAAGACCGGAGCCGGAATGATGGACTGCAAAAAGGCACTGGGGGAGACCAACGGTGACCTGGAGGCTGCCGTAGACTACCTGCGCACCAAAGGACTGGCTGCTGCCGCCAAAAAGGCTGGCCGCGTTGCCGCTGAAGGGATGGTGGCGGATTATGTTGGCAACGGTGTGGGAGTTATCGCCGAAATCAATTCGGAAACCGACTTTGTTGCCAAAAACGAAGAGTTCCAGCAGTTCACCACTGACATCGCCCGTATCATCGCCAGTGAAAATCCTGCCGACGTGGATGACCTGCTGCAGAAGCCATTCGGCGATGGCAATACCGTAGCCGAAACGCTGACCCAGAAGATCGCCAAGATTGGCGAAAACATGAGCATCCGCCGCTTTAACCGCATGCAGGGACAAAATGTTGCCACCTACATCCACATGGGTGGAAAAATCGGTGTCATCGTCAATCTCAATGGTGGAGACGGCGAGCTGGCCAAGGATCTCTGCCTGCATATCGCGGCCTCGAATCCCCAGTTCCTGGATCAGTCTTCGGTAGACCCGGAGTTTATCGCCCGTGAAGAAGCGGTCTTTACCGCCAAAGCCCAGGAAGAGGGCAAGCCGGAGAAGATTATCGCCAATATCGTCAAAGGCCAGGTGTCCAAGCGCCTCAAGGACGTCTGCCTCCTGAATCAGCCCTTTGTCAAGAACCCCGACCTGTCCATTGAGCAGCTGCTCAAGGAAAAAGGCGCATCCATCGTGGCTTTCAGTCGCTTCCAGTTGGGCGAAGGGATAGAGAAGAAGGAATGCAACTTTGCTGAAGAAGTTCAGCAACAGGTTCAGGGCTTGCGCTGA
- a CDS encoding FeoA family protein, whose product MSQQVMNLRQMQVRQRGKIVRVTASGELGRRIRDMGLVSGTEFEVVGRAPLKDPVALRLRDFTLTLRNREADFIQVELCDGGDL is encoded by the coding sequence ATGTCACAGCAAGTAATGAATCTTCGTCAGATGCAGGTCAGACAGAGGGGGAAAATCGTGCGGGTCACCGCCAGTGGAGAACTTGGCCGCAGAATCCGCGACATGGGCCTGGTCAGCGGAACTGAGTTTGAAGTGGTAGGGCGGGCTCCCTTGAAGGATCCCGTCGCGCTGCGTCTGCGCGACTTCACCCTGACCCTGCGCAACCGCGAGGCGGATTTTATCCAGGTGGAGCTCTGCGACGGGGGTGATCTGTGA
- the rpmB gene encoding 50S ribosomal protein L28: MARRCEICGKQPQVNNNVSHANNKTKKRSLPNLKSQELTVNGLTKRVKICTSCIRTLNKVS; the protein is encoded by the coding sequence ATGGCCAGAAGGTGTGAGATCTGCGGCAAGCAGCCTCAAGTAAACAACAATGTCAGCCACGCCAACAACAAAACCAAAAAGCGCTCACTGCCCAACCTGAAGTCACAGGAACTGACAGTGAACGGCTTGACCAAAAGGGTGAAGATCTGCACCTCCTGCATTCGCACCCTGAATAAGGTCAGCTGA
- the feoB gene encoding ferrous iron transport protein B, which translates to MKRSPVFALAGNPNAGKSTLFNTITGARQHVANYPGVTVDTLEGVIDFQKNTLRIVDLPGTYSLSAYSQEELVARRFLVRQKPDAVLNVLDAGSLERHLYLTVQFLELGVPVVLALNMMDEVRKRGISIDIERLSSLLGMPVVATVARTGEGKDQLLQEALALQNRAWEPLVFSYGPDIDPVLEVMISIIEENAFLTSHYPARWVALKYLESDSALMDEGLRINSAIDTQLKSLVAQLAHHCQKTLLASPEELIADYRYGYITGLLKGGVINRDASRRERMDISQRIDTVLTHALLGPIIMLGVLYGLYKATFALGEIPMGWIEDIFGWLGETVGASVPDGLLQSLLVSGIIDGVGGVLVFVPLILIIFLLLSFLEDSGYVARMAYMLDRVFQYFGLHGCSVLPLIISGGIAGGCAVPGIMATRALRSPKEKLATLAVAPFMTCGAKIPVMLMVVAAFFPQHGAAVMFGVTLFAWVMALLVARLLRSTIIAGDPTPFVMELPPYRMPTLQGVLIHTLDRVWAYVKKAGTVILAVAILLWAAMTFPLLPKEVTADFEMQRSSVEQTFANHSSLSDLLLEIDNVEAEAALRNSLAGRMGTALEPLTSLAGFEWRSNIALIGGFAAKEVIVSTMGTAYSLGDVDPDSAASLSGRLASDPHWGTANAISLMIFVLLYAPCMVTVIVMARESSWRWALFVLAFNTILAFSLAIAFYQVASRLF; encoded by the coding sequence GTGAAGCGATCACCGGTTTTTGCCCTGGCCGGCAATCCCAATGCCGGAAAATCCACTCTGTTCAATACAATAACCGGCGCCAGGCAGCATGTGGCCAACTATCCCGGCGTAACGGTTGATACCCTCGAGGGTGTCATTGACTTTCAAAAGAACACATTGCGCATCGTTGATCTTCCCGGAACCTACTCCCTGAGCGCCTATTCCCAGGAGGAGCTGGTGGCACGTCGTTTCCTGGTGCGCCAGAAACCCGATGCTGTCCTCAATGTTCTTGATGCCGGCAGCCTGGAGCGCCATCTCTACCTGACGGTGCAGTTTCTCGAACTGGGTGTGCCCGTTGTACTGGCACTGAACATGATGGATGAAGTGCGCAAACGCGGCATCTCCATTGATATTGAGCGTCTCTCTTCGCTGCTGGGCATGCCGGTGGTTGCCACGGTAGCACGCACCGGAGAAGGCAAGGATCAGTTGCTCCAGGAGGCACTGGCCCTTCAGAATCGCGCATGGGAGCCGCTGGTATTTTCCTATGGCCCCGACATAGATCCCGTGCTGGAAGTCATGATCAGCATTATCGAGGAAAATGCCTTTCTCACCTCCCATTATCCCGCGCGATGGGTAGCCCTGAAATACCTGGAATCTGACAGCGCACTGATGGATGAAGGCCTGCGGATCAACTCTGCCATTGATACCCAACTGAAATCTCTGGTTGCCCAGCTGGCGCATCACTGCCAAAAGACCCTGCTGGCTTCACCGGAAGAACTCATCGCTGACTACCGTTACGGATACATCACCGGCCTGCTCAAAGGTGGTGTCATTAACCGCGACGCATCGCGGCGTGAGCGTATGGACATCTCCCAGCGCATTGATACCGTTCTGACCCACGCTCTTCTCGGCCCGATAATCATGCTGGGTGTTCTCTACGGCTTATACAAGGCGACTTTTGCGCTGGGAGAAATTCCCATGGGCTGGATTGAAGACATTTTTGGCTGGCTGGGAGAAACCGTGGGCGCCAGTGTACCCGATGGACTGCTGCAGTCCCTGCTGGTTTCCGGAATCATCGACGGCGTGGGCGGCGTGCTGGTCTTCGTTCCTCTTATCCTGATTATTTTTTTGCTGCTCTCCTTCCTGGAGGACTCGGGCTATGTGGCGCGCATGGCCTATATGCTTGATCGCGTATTCCAGTATTTTGGCCTTCACGGATGCTCCGTGCTCCCTCTGATCATATCCGGCGGCATCGCCGGAGGGTGCGCTGTTCCCGGCATCATGGCCACCCGTGCCCTGCGCAGCCCCAAAGAGAAACTGGCAACCCTTGCCGTTGCACCGTTTATGACTTGCGGCGCTAAGATTCCCGTCATGTTGATGGTGGTGGCAGCCTTTTTCCCTCAGCATGGAGCCGCCGTCATGTTTGGCGTTACCCTTTTTGCCTGGGTAATGGCGCTGCTGGTGGCCCGTCTGCTGCGCTCAACTATCATTGCCGGTGATCCTACGCCATTCGTCATGGAGCTGCCCCCCTATCGCATGCCAACACTGCAAGGCGTTCTCATTCACACCCTGGATCGCGTCTGGGCCTATGTGAAAAAAGCTGGAACCGTGATCCTGGCTGTGGCTATTCTCCTGTGGGCTGCCATGACCTTTCCGCTGCTGCCCAAGGAGGTTACAGCAGATTTTGAGATGCAGCGCTCCAGTGTGGAACAGACATTTGCCAACCACTCATCCCTCAGTGATCTGCTGCTGGAAATTGACAATGTCGAGGCGGAGGCAGCTTTGCGCAACTCCCTGGCAGGGCGCATGGGCACCGCACTTGAGCCGCTGACCTCCCTGGCTGGTTTTGAATGGCGCAGCAATATTGCCCTTATCGGCGGCTTTGCTGCCAAGGAAGTCATTGTCTCCACCATGGGCACCGCTTACTCCCTGGGTGATGTGGATCCTGATTCCGCTGCGTCACTTTCGGGGCGTCTGGCCAGCGATCCCCACTGGGGGACGGCCAACGCCATCAGCCTGATGATATTTGTCCTGCTCTATGCCCCCTGCATGGTTACCGTCATCGTCATGGCCCGTGAATCCTCGTGGCGCTGGGCGCTCTTTGTCCTGGCCTTCAATACGATTCTGGCCTTCAGCCTGGCCATAGCCTTTTACCAGGTAGCCTCACGGCTCTTCTGA